ATGCAGGCGTCACAGGTGGGATCCTGAAGCGCCACGCTGCAGGTCCCGCCGGAACCACCGGTGCCCGTGCTGCCGCAGCTGCCGCAGTTGAAGGTCGTGACCTCGTCCACGCAGTAGGTGTCCCACTCCGTGGTGCAGCAGTAAGAGTCGTTTCCGCAAACGCAGTTCATGATCGTGGAGTTGCTGCAGCCGGGGTTCAGGCTGGCCGTGCAGCAGGTTCCGCTGGAGGTACCGCCTCCCGTGCCGCCAAGACCGCCCGTGCCACCGGTGGCCCCGAAGCCCCCCGTGCCGCCCGTGGCTCCGAAGCCGCCGATTGCACCCGAACCGCCGGTTCCGGCCGTTGCGCCGGTGCCGCCGCTGCCCCCGGCTCCAAAGCCGCCGGCGTTGCCGAACCCGCCGGCGTTGCCGAAGCCTCCGGCGTTGCCGAATCCGCCGGTGTTGCCGCCGCCCGTACCCGTCGAGCAATGCGCGGAGCAGGTGTTGGCGTCACTGCCGGCGCAGGTGCAGGCCTCGTAGCAAGTCTTGCACGAGCCACAGTCGGGGTTGTGCGTACAGCCCGGCGTGCCGATGACTCCGCCGACCCCGCCGCCGCCCGACTGAGCACCCGCGCCGCCGGTGCCCAGGCCCGTGTCGTCACTGGTCGCGCAACCGCCCACCGCCGCGAGCAGCGCTATACTTCCCGAAACCAACACCAAAGCACCGAAGCGACCCATCCCGAATCCTTCCTTTCCCCCGCGGCCGACGGTATCTGCCTCCATTCCGCTGCGGCCGCAAATCCAAGCGCCATGTCCCAGCCTCTGCGTATCGTCGTCTTCGACCGAACTCAGCGAGGTCGCAGGCTTTTTCCGGGCTTGAGCAGGATCTGGAGCGCGGGTGCCCGGCTGTACCAGAGCCTCGATCGCGTGGACGAGCGCATCGCGGCCGGCAGCTGGCAGGAGGCCCTGGTTCGGGTCTTGAACCTCGAACGGCCGATCGCTGAGCTGCAGGTCTGGGCGCACGGCAAGTGGGGCGACGTGAGGCTCGGCCCGCAGGCCCTCGAGCTCGACTCCTTCCAGCGCCCGAGCTCGGAGCTTCGGCAGCTTCGCGAGCGCCTCGCCCCCGGCGCCCTGGTTTGGTTTCGCACCTGCGAGACCTTTGGCGCCCACCGCGGGCAGGCGTTCGCGTCCGTCGCCGCCGACTGGCTGGGCTGCACCGTTGCCGGGCACACGCACGTCATTGGCTACTGGCAGAGCGGCTTGCACGTGCTCGCGCCCGGAGCGAAGCCGACGTGGTCCGCCGACGAGGGACTGCTGCGCGGCACGCCGGAGCATCCGCTGCAGGCGCTACCGTCCACGCCCTTCGCGCCCAACACCGTGACCTGCCTGGAGGGCAGCATCCCGGCTCACTTCACGTAGATCGGATTCGAATAGATCCAAACGAAGGATTTCTCCGCGAGCTCGGCGTAGCTCGACAACTGCGCGAGCAAGTGACGGGGGCGGATGCGAACCTCGGCGCGGTAGGCCCCCGGCTCCGTGGTCTGGAACGCGAGGCTCTTGGAGCCCTCGTCCATCAGCTCCCAGCCCGACTCCACCGCGCGGAGCAGCCGCACGACGATCTCGGGTTTGTCCGCCTTGGGATCGAGACCCTGCACGCGCGGTGCGGTGATCCGCAGCTCGCTCCCGACCGGCACCTCGCTCCCCATCTCGCTGGTCTCGCCCGAGCTCAGTGCCACGTAGTCGAAGCCCACCGGGTACCCCAACACTTCGAAGGCTCCGTACGCCCGTCCCGCCGAAAGGCCCGCCTTCAAGTCCCGATCGTCCCAGCTGCCGTCGGCCTGGGGCTTCACCAGTACGTGATTCGAAAACCACTGCATCATCCTGCGGTAGCTGTCGATACGCTCTCCGTCAGGCAGCTCGTCCTGGAACACGTTCTGGTGACAATCCGTGCCCACGGTGGTGATGCGGTGAACGCCACGGGACAGCACCGTGCCCCACTTGTCCACGTAGCGCGCGTCTTCACTGATGATGGGCAGCAAGATCAGATCCGGATGCGGCAGCTCCTCCGGGGTCTTGAGCTTGGCGACCAGACCGATGGCGGCGCCCGCGCCGATGATCAGATTCGCGTGCAGGTTGTACATCTCGAAGCCGTCGAAAGGCAGATCGGCGAGCTGATCCACCGTCCAGTCTTCGGTGTGCTGTGCGAGGACCAGGCCCCCCGCCGCCTTGAGCTTCTGCATGGACTCCTGCGAAACGTCGCCGTAAACCGCTTCGCGTTCAGTGACGTCCGTGGACACGTGGTGCTCGAGGCCGACGGGCATGGTCGCGGTCTCGGTGCCCGCCATGATCAGCGGGGTGCGCCCATCTGGACACGCCATGCGATTCGCCGTGGGAAGTCCATCGTGCTCCACCAGGGCGTCGCCGGCGGAGGCGTCGTAGAGCAACACGTCCGGATACTCGGTCCGGGCGTAGGACTCCTTGTGATCCGAGAGCATCACGAAATCGTGCTCCGTGGTGCACACGCCGTGACGGAAGTCCGCGAGGCATGGGGCGTTGACGGCGTCGTTGGCGTCGCGGGGCTCACCATCGCAGGCGTCGTGGGAGTAGACGGAGTGCGCGTGCACCAGGCCTCTGCGATCCAGATAGCCCCGGGCGCCCGGCGCGCTCGCGGTGGGAAACACGACGCCCGATTTCCAGATCGGACCCGAGCTTGGTTCGGGCTCGTCCGACGAGCCCGAACACCCCAAGAGCAGCAAACACGAAAGGACGACGCCCGATGCCTTCACCCGCCCATCTTCCCACTTCCGGCCATCCCCGTCAGCCGATGGCAAAGGGGCCGAGGCGCCGAACTTCCATGCGTCGAGTCATGAGCTCGATGAAGCGCCGATTCCGAAACAGCACCATCACGACCATCCCGAAGTAACCCCGCGGCAGCTTCGGACTTTCTTCGAAGTGGCGGAGCTTCTCGTAGGGGCGAGTGGCGTGGGCGTGGTGATCCGCGTGCCGAGAAAGTCCCACCAGGGAATACAGGGTGAACCAGGACTCGGCGTCCCAAGAATCCAGGGGTGTCACCTTGCGTCCCGCGCGCGAGAGGCCCCAGTGCTCGAAGTAGTTCACCGCCTCCAGCAGGCGAATCGCCCCGAGTGCTTGCAGCAGAAACACGACCATCGCGGCGGGACCGAACACGGCCAGCAGCGCCGCGGCCAGGGTCAGCTCGGCGACGAGCCCGTGCACGACGCGGTTCTTCAGCATGCGGCGGTCCCAAAGCCTCATGTCGGCATCTCCCAGACGCTTCTTCTCCAGAGCCAAGGCGCTGCGGAACTGCGCGGGAACGGTTCGCCGCCAGAACTGGTGGAAGGTCTCGCCGAACCGTGCGGTGGCGGGATCGTCCAACGTCCCCACGCGAACGTGGTGTCCTCGGACGTGCTCCGTGAAGAAGTGCTCGTAGCAGACCGTCACCAGCAGCAGTCGACCCAAGACCTGGAGATGTCGCTCGCGTCGATGGATGAGCTCGTGGGCGACGACGATGGCAGAGTAGCCGGAGTTCACCGAAAGGAGCACTGCGGCCACCAGAGTGTCGACGCGCAGCAGTCCCCCAAGCGCGAACATCCGCGCCATGAGCAGCAGGTTCACGACTTGAAGCGCGACCAAGAGATACAAGATGGCGTCGAAGGGCCACGCCGAAACCTGCTCCGCGGGCTGCTGCCGCGCCGGCCCGGCGCGGTTGTCGATCAAGACGGACGCGACCACGACGAGCAGCCACAGGACGGAAAGACTTGCCGGGTGAGGTCCCGTGGCGACGAAGCTCAGGGTCGATAGCGGCATGCTCAAGCACAGGAGATGACGAGCCCAGATCCGGGGCACCGACGCCGAGCCCTCGTCGCTCTTCAAGTCTATGGAAATACTCATTTTATGGACCACTCTGGCTCGCACATACGAAACCGTATGCGTAATGTCATCTTCCACATACGAGTTCGTATGTCAAGGCGTGATAAGCGAGCGCCGTGACGTCCGAAGAGCGAGCGCCCCTGAGTCGGGAGGCGGCCAAGGCCCAAACCCGCGAGGCCTTGGTCGACGCCGCCATGGCAGCGTTCGCGGAAGAAGGGCTCGACACTCCGAGTCTGGACGCCATCTGCGCTCGAGCGGGCTACACCCGAGGGGCCTTCTACGTTCACTTCAAGGATCGCGACGACTTGGTCGCGGCCGTGATGGAGCGCGTCATCGGTCAGCTGATAGAAGCCTTCGTTGCTTCCGGTGCCGCGCTCGATCTGCGCAAGACGATTCGAGGCTTCGCTGCATCCGTCGCTCAGGGAGCATTCCCCACCCCGAGCGCCGTGCTCAGCCACCAGCTGATGCAGGCGTGTGCGCGATCGTCCTACCTGCGTGAGCGCTACGCTTCGCTCCTGCGCGGTGCCATGAACCGCGTCGCGGAGGTTGCTCGTCAGGGTCAAGCCGAGGGTTCGCTTCGGAAGGACGTCGATCCCGAGCGCCTCGGTGAGCTGCTGGTCGCCATTGTCTTGGGCGTGCAGACGCTCACGGAGCTCGAGCTGCGGGTGGACGCGAGCGGCGCCGGTGCATCGCTGATTCGAATGCTCGAGACGGAGTAGCGCTCAGTCCCAGCTCGCGCGAAAGCGGACCCGCTCGACTCTCACGTCCCAGCTGTCGCCGTCGGACTCTGGCTGTTGCCACTCCAGGCGCACGCCTTTCGCGCCGGCGAGCTCCAGCGCGCGGCTCACGAAGCCGTTCGTGCTGTGTACGTACAGGCCGCTCATGGCAACGGGAATGTTCGACAGCTCCCCGTCGAATCCGCTCGGGCCGATGCGGCTCACGCTGGCCTGGCAGGGCTCGAAATACCGGTTGAAAGCCACAGGGAGCCGCGCTGCCATCAGCTCCGGGCTCGCGGTGCGCAGCATGTGGCGCGAGGTGGTTTCCGCATCGATGCGAGCGCTGGCTCTGGAGCGCGCCTCGATGAAACGCCCCACCGGAACGTGTTCCAGGTCCGCGGCCACGACGAACAGCGCCAACAGCGGCGCAGCGTCGTAGTCCCCGGCCGCCAAGAACAGCTGATCGAAGTAACTCCGGAACGGGCCGTTCCCGAGGCGCGCGAAGCACGCAGCTCTCCCTCCCGGGGTCTTGCGCTGCACGTAGTCGAGAGCGTTCGTGTACGAGAGCCCGCGGGCGCGAAATGGACTCTCGCCCACCGGAAACAGCTCGGAGCCAAGCGGCTCGAACCGCCAGATGGGCATACCGATCGCCTGACTCAGTTCGGCAGGCAGGCCATGGTCGAGCTGGGAGATGCCGAGCTCGAGCCAATGAAGCGATCCGCGGTCTGCGCGCTCGTGCCCGGGATCTTGGAGCACTCACCGTTCAGCGAGCTCTGCTTGGAGACGCAGTTCCCGCTCTGCCCGCCGTCAAGGCTGGTGCAGAAGGTGGGTGCCTTGCCGTAGCTGTCGGGGCAGACGCCTTCGCAGGCGAGGGTGCAGAAGCCTGCTTGCTGACTGCCGCCGGTGGGCGTGAACAAGTAGCAGGAGCCTTGCTGGCTGCCTTCCGAGAAGTTGCAGTCAGCGTCCGAGGCGCAGGGGTCGCCGACGAACGGCTTGGGCGGCGGCGTGATGCCATTGAGCAACGGGAAGGTGCTCGTGTCGTCCACCCGCACGAAGGTGAAGCCGTCGGCCTCCAGCTTGGAAATGATGGAGTCGAGGTGATTCACGGTGTTTTGGTGAATGTCGTGGAACAGCATGATGCCGCCGTTCTTCCGTTTCACCTCGGAGATCGCGTAGCCCTCCAGATCCCCACGGTACTGGTCGGGAACGTATTGGAAGGTGCTGGGGGCGCAGTATCCGACGCCGCCGGCGGAGGACGCGTAGCACCAGTCGCCGGTGTCGATGTGCCACCCGGTCACCGTGTAGCCGTAGTTGTGGACGAGATCGATCCCTCCGCAGCTGGCGGAGCCGAACGGGAAGCGGAAGTACTTCGGCGTGTCACCTGCGGCCAGCAAGATGTCATGGGTGTTCTTCACCTCTTGATCCACCTTCGAGATGGATTGCGTCTTGAGGTTCAGGTGGTGCTGGGAGTGATTGCCGAGGATGTGTCCTTCGGCGAGGATGCGCTGGAGCACCGCCCGCGCGGCGTCGGAGCTCACCCGCATTCCGTTCACGAAGAACGTCGCCTTGATGCCGTGCTGGGCGAGGATGTCGAGCACCGTCGGCGTAGTCTCGGGGTTGGGCCCGTCGTCGAAGGTGAGCGCGACGTGCTTTTCGAAGCCACTCTTGTCCGGAACGACCACGCCAGAGCATCCCGTGGAGTCCGCCTTGCCCATCTCCACCTGCTCGTAGGCGTCCTCCCAGGCTGCCTTGGTGTCGTCGCTCACCGTCGCGTGATCGTCGTCCGCGGGAGCACTGCATCCTGCGAGAGCCACCATCGCGACGGACAGTCCTACGGGAAGAATTCGAACAGGCTTCATAACGATTGCTCCAATGATGGCGCGGAGGCGCTGGGCCCCGGCCGGGCGCCCAGCCGCTGGGCGCACACCGCCGAGTGTATCGGAAGATTGCCCGGCCGCGTCAATCTGCCCCGATCATCCCCCGACAATGCCGCCTTTAGCGGGCGTTGGCGCAGCAGCGAACCCCGGTCTGAGGGCCGTGATAGTACTCGTCGTGGCCGGTGGTGGCGGCGATGCAGTTGTTGCGGCCGGCGAGCCACCAGCCGCCCCGGAGCGATGCTCGGTAGGGCGCGATGAACTCGTCGCGGTAGGTCCATTCGTCGACGTTGCCCACCATGTTGCGGACCCCGAACGGGCTCACGCATTCCGGCCGCGCGTCCGAGGCTACGCGAAGGTCGCGTAGCTTCCCTCGGCGCGTGAGATCCGTCAGGTCGTGGTTGCAGCGTTTCGCGTCGCGCTCGAAGCCGTACGGGTAGGGAAGCATGGCTTCCCCTTCGCAGGCGAACTGCCACTCGCTCTCGAAGCACAGGCGCTTGCCTTGGCTCTCGCAGAGCTCGCGGCTCATGGTCCACGACTGATCCACGAGCGGGAGCTTCTCCCCTTCGGGTGTGTACTCGTCGCGGTCGATGCAGAAGCGTCGATGCTCGCGCTCGCCGGCACAAATCGCCGGACGCTCGAAGACGGCGCAGCGATGATGACTCAAGAAACCGCCCGGTCCCTGGTCATCGAGGTACTTCAAGCACTTCTGCTTCACCTTTGGGCAGTACTCACCCTCCACCAGCACCATCTCCGGCGGGCAGGGAGGCTCTTCTTCCGCGCCGGCCTCCGCGGCGTCGACGCCCGCGTCTTCCGCGCCACCCTCGGCAATGTACTGAGTCCACCAGGGAACCGTTTCTCCCGACGAGTAGCAGAGCTGGGCGCCACTCTTGGCGCCACCGTTGCCAGGCTGGCTGACCGGCTCGAAGCGACACTCCATGGGCGGCGGCGCCGGCGCCAGCACCACCACGCTGGATGTAGGGCGCGCCACCGGTTTTTCCGGCTCTTCGCAGCCTGAGCCCAGGAGCGCGAGCATCGTCGCGCTCAAGCATCGTCGCCGTGTGATCATCGCCCTCGAGCCGAACCGCGGGATGGTACATCGCGCGGCGACGAGCGGGCTACTCAATGCCAGAGCAGGGACAGCTCCAAGGAGAGCGTGCGCGCGACCAGAGTTTCGCTCCGCCCCACGCCGAACGCCGCGCCCCCGGTCAAGAGAGCGCCCAGGGACCAATCGTCGGCCACGAACCCGTCCCATCCAACGAAGGCGCTGGCGCCCGCACCGGGTCGAGCGCCGCTGTCTCCCGCGGAAGTGATGGCCGGGGCGAAGCGCCCGCCGAGGTGCAGCCCCGCCTCTGGATTCGGGAAGTAGTCGAAGAACGGGCCGCCCAGGAACGAGGTGGCGGTCACTGTTTCGTCACCCGGGGTGGTCGACGCCACCGGAGAGTGCACGAGCGCCAGGCCGATACCGGTCGCGAGTCCCGGAAAGACCGTGGGCCCGAAATCCAGGGACAACGACAGGGCCGGTCCACGATGATCCACGCCGCCGCCCTTCACGCCCAAGAAGCCGCCGCCGGCAGCGAGCCGAAGGTAGAAACCGTCGTGGCGGAGCGGGCGATCCGCGGTGTCGTCGATCACGGACAGACAGATCTGGGGCCGAGGCGCCGGCGCCGACTGGGGTTCGGCTTTCGCTTTGGGAGGCGTGAGCTCGCCTTCGATCACGTCGTCCGACAGGCAAACGGATGGCCGGCACGCCTCCGGATCCACTTCGCAGTCGGGCGTCTCGTCCGGCTGACCGCGCGCTGCGCCAGGGGTGAGCGTGGCCAGCGCCGCAGCCACGAAGCGTGCACGCCGCGCGAGGATCCGAGCTCGGTCATCCGTGGGTCCGCTCATGTTGGTCCGCCGCGAGCAACACCACTTTGCGCTCGCAGGGTGGCGATGGCAATCGCCGTCGTGAACGCGATCAGCACCAGCGTGGCCACGCGCTGAAGCGCTGGCGAGAGCACGACGATCTCGCCGCCCAGGAACTGATCCCAGACGTAGAGCACGAAGTCCGCGCCTGACGAAAGCAGCAGCAGCAGCCCAATCCCGAACAGCACGCGCCGGGCCGACAGCGCCCTGAGCGCCAGCACCATTCCGCCGAAGGCCGGCACGCCGGTGGCCACTACCGCCACGCCATGGACGAACGGAAAGCGATCCGATGGCAGCAGCGGCACGATCAAGATGCCGAGCGCCGCGGGCGCACCGATCCGTCGCGTCCAGCGCGCCGCCGTCCGTGCGCTTACCTCCGGCAGCGAGAAGAACGCCAGGGCCAGCGACAGGATCCCTGCGATCATGCCGATGAGGGCGAGCGTCGCGCCGGGGTTGGGCCGTCCGTCGAGGCCGTGGGAATGCAGCAGGTCGCACAGATAGTTGCGCCAGAAGTCGTGCCCGGTCGCCCGAGGATCGAACCAGGTGCCGCCGGGGTAGCGGGCCATCGCGACGCCCACCAACGCCACGAATGCAGCGTTGGCCGCGAGGGTGGCGAGACCCAGGGTGCGTCGCATCGGGGCTCCACCGTAGCAAACACGCAGCGAGGAGCGATGTTGGCCCAGCGGGCCGGGGCCCGCGAAAATGCCCGCGACGTGCCCCGCGGACGCCTACTACTGCTGCTGGCCCTGGCTGGCTGTGACGACTCCGCTCCGCTCCGAGCGGAGCTGCCGCTGCAGGTTGCCCATGCGAGCACGGTGGGGCGCGCTCCCCCTCCAGCAGCGCGCCGCTGTCCGAGCGACATGGTGGACGTGGCGGGCCGTTTCTGTGTCGACAGGTTCGAGACGTCACTGACGGGTATCGCGGCGGGCCGACAGCTTTCTCCTTATTACAACCCGACCCCGCTGCTCGCGGAGCGGGACCATCACTTGTGGGAGTATCAAGCGCCGCGCATGGGCTCCACGGCGGCACGGGAGACTCCGTTGCCGGAGCTGCCCGCGTGGCAGCTGGCGCCCGGGGTGAAGTACCGCGCGGAGTCGAAGCGAGGGCGCATTCCCAACGCCTACCTGGATCTCGACAACGCGCGCGAAGCGTGTGCGAACGCGGGCAAGCGGCTATGCACTCACGAGGAGTGGCTCATGGCATGCCGAGGACAAGCGGGCACGCGTCATCCGTATGGGGAGCACTACGAGCCCGGTCGCTGCAACGTCGCGCGGCCGCTGCACCCGGGGGGCGTGCTGCACGGCAAGACCGCGGGCGGGTACCTCGATCCGCGGCTCAGCCAGGTGAAGCTCCACGGCAAGCCGCTGCTCGAGCGCAGCGGTGAGCGTGTGGCATGCAAGAGCGTGTGGGGCGACGACGCCGTGTACGACATGGTGGGCAACC
This portion of the Polyangiaceae bacterium genome encodes:
- a CDS encoding SUMF1/EgtB/PvdO family nonheme iron enzyme encodes the protein MPRGRLLLLLALAGCDDSAPLRAELPLQVAHASTVGRAPPPAARRCPSDMVDVAGRFCVDRFETSLTGIAAGRQLSPYYNPTPLLAERDHHLWEYQAPRMGSTAARETPLPELPAWQLAPGVKYRAESKRGRIPNAYLDLDNAREACANAGKRLCTHEEWLMACRGQAGTRHPYGEHYEPGRCNVARPLHPGGVLHGKTAGGYLDPRLSQVKLHGKPLLERSGERVACKSVWGDDAVYDMVGNLDEWIDDPGGTFLGGFYARDTAYGCDMRVTVHSADYYDYSIGARCCR
- a CDS encoding alkane 1-monooxygenase — protein: MSISIDLKSDEGSASVPRIWARHLLCLSMPLSTLSFVATGPHPASLSVLWLLVVVASVLIDNRAGPARQQPAEQVSAWPFDAILYLLVALQVVNLLLMARMFALGGLLRVDTLVAAVLLSVNSGYSAIVVAHELIHRRERHLQVLGRLLLVTVCYEHFFTEHVRGHHVRVGTLDDPATARFGETFHQFWRRTVPAQFRSALALEKKRLGDADMRLWDRRMLKNRVVHGLVAELTLAAALLAVFGPAAMVVFLLQALGAIRLLEAVNYFEHWGLSRAGRKVTPLDSWDAESWFTLYSLVGLSRHADHHAHATRPYEKLRHFEESPKLPRGYFGMVVMVLFRNRRFIELMTRRMEVRRLGPFAIG
- a CDS encoding DUF4347 domain-containing protein gives rise to the protein MSRIWSAGARLYQSLDRVDERIAAGSWQEALVRVLNLERPIAELQVWAHGKWGDVRLGPQALELDSFQRPSSELRQLRERLAPGALVWFRTCETFGAHRGQAFASVAADWLGCTVAGHTHVIGYWQSGLHVLAPGAKPTWSADEGLLRGTPEHPLQALPSTPFAPNTVTCLEGSIPAHFT
- a CDS encoding SUMF1/EgtB/PvdO family nonheme iron enzyme encodes the protein MLALLGSGCEEPEKPVARPTSSVVVLAPAPPPMECRFEPVSQPGNGGAKSGAQLCYSSGETVPWWTQYIAEGGAEDAGVDAAEAGAEEEPPCPPEMVLVEGEYCPKVKQKCLKYLDDQGPGGFLSHHRCAVFERPAICAGEREHRRFCIDRDEYTPEGEKLPLVDQSWTMSRELCESQGKRLCFESEWQFACEGEAMLPYPYGFERDAKRCNHDLTDLTRRGKLRDLRVASDARPECVSPFGVRNMVGNVDEWTYRDEFIAPYRASLRGGWWLAGRNNCIAATTGHDEYYHGPQTGVRCCANAR
- a CDS encoding TetR/AcrR family transcriptional regulator — translated: MTSEERAPLSREAAKAQTREALVDAAMAAFAEEGLDTPSLDAICARAGYTRGAFYVHFKDRDDLVAAVMERVIGQLIEAFVASGAALDLRKTIRGFAASVAQGAFPTPSAVLSHQLMQACARSSYLRERYASLLRGAMNRVAEVARQGQAEGSLRKDVDPERLGELLVAIVLGVQTLTELELRVDASGAGASLIRMLETE
- a CDS encoding polysaccharide deacetylase family protein codes for the protein MVALAGCSAPADDDHATVSDDTKAAWEDAYEQVEMGKADSTGCSGVVVPDKSGFEKHVALTFDDGPNPETTPTVLDILAQHGIKATFFVNGMRVSSDAARAVLQRILAEGHILGNHSQHHLNLKTQSISKVDQEVKNTHDILLAAGDTPKYFRFPFGSASCGGIDLVHNYGYTVTGWHIDTGDWCYASSAGGVGYCAPSTFQYVPDQYRGDLEGYAISEVKRKNGGIMLFHDIHQNTVNHLDSIISKLEADGFTFVRVDDTSTFPLLNGITPPPKPFVGDPCASDADCNFSEGSQQGSCYLFTPTGGSQQAGFCTLACEGVCPDSYGKAPTFCTSLDGGQSGNCVSKQSSLNGECSKIPGTSAQTADRFIGSSSASPSSTMACLPN